A DNA window from Flavobacterium sp. contains the following coding sequences:
- a CDS encoding TonB-dependent receptor — MNFKELLNKGADFCFKLVFLLCLLIGSQIHAQTTTIEGTVKDAAGLSLPGVNVLEKGTKNGTSTDFDGHYKLKLTNPKAVLSFTFIGFKTIEVSAAGKSKVDATMSEDSNNLNEVVVIGYGTSKKSDLTGAVSTFSGNEMRKIPVPNVAEALTGRVAGVQVTSSEGSPDSNVQIRIRGNGSLTQDASPLYIVDGFPVNNINDISSSDIETMTILKDASSTAIYGSRGAYGVVIVTTKKGKDGKISVNYNMFYGMKKIAKTIDVTAPDDYVKWQYEYALLKDNTDLSSYEKYFGSWQDYDMYKGMKGNNWQRQVFGRTGEVQSRDLSIRGGSDKMNYNFNYAHYDEKAIMMGSDFNRNNLSLALNSKASDKVDLSFTMRYSDTEINGGGMNEQNEVSSADSRLKNVVGYAPIPVPGLTTDDTDEAVSENLTHPFVAIADTDRQQFRKNFNMLGSFSWKLTSDLVFKTELGLDNYNYLDYRYFGRSTYYVKNNPAAERQGMPAMILGDRKDTRFRNANTLNYDLKKIVGENHSLKLLFGEESIEYKRNDVNTAIHGYPLTFGLDQAKKLTTQGTPVAVDNFYFPDDKLLSFFGRVNYDYKDRYLFTATYRADGSSKFLGDNKWGFFPAAAAAWKISGEEFMKNASWINLLKLRVSYGEAGNNNIPTGQMVQSFISSTSTWINGVDNYWAASKTMANPDLKWETTVTQNIGLDFDLFKNKVTGSVEFYKNVTKDLLINFPISGGYDFQYRNMGEVENSGIEATLNLNLIEREKYGVSLSFNAGFNTNRINSLGVMSNFGASSGWASTAIGNDYLVNVGQPIGIMYGYKSDGRYEVSDFDYNAGTYTLKAGVPDGTTIVGPMKPGAMKLKDIDGDGKVNANDLTVIGNANPKSTGGFVLNANAYGFDLAAAFNYSIGNDVYNANKVEFSTSIPNGQYRNLNSEMADGTRWTNFDPNTGQLVTDPTALASLNANTTMWSPYMPRYVFSDWAVEDGSFLRLNTLSLGYTTPNELTSALGVSKLRFYLTASNVFVWTKYTGPDPEASTRRNTPLTPGVDYSAYPRSRQLIFGLNLNF; from the coding sequence ATGAACTTTAAAGAACTATTAAACAAAGGAGCAGATTTTTGCTTTAAACTTGTTTTCTTACTGTGCTTATTGATCGGCAGTCAAATACACGCGCAGACCACAACTATAGAGGGAACCGTGAAAGACGCAGCAGGGCTTTCTCTTCCGGGCGTAAATGTCCTGGAGAAAGGAACTAAGAACGGAACTTCTACTGATTTTGACGGTCATTATAAATTAAAACTGACCAATCCGAAAGCTGTATTAAGCTTTACTTTTATAGGATTTAAAACAATCGAAGTTTCTGCAGCAGGAAAAAGTAAAGTAGATGCTACGATGTCTGAAGATTCTAATAACTTGAATGAGGTTGTTGTAATTGGATACGGAACTTCAAAAAAGTCTGATTTGACTGGTGCTGTATCTACATTTTCGGGGAATGAAATGCGAAAAATTCCGGTTCCAAACGTAGCCGAAGCTTTAACAGGACGTGTAGCCGGAGTTCAGGTAACTTCTTCTGAAGGTTCTCCGGATTCAAACGTTCAGATTAGAATTCGCGGGAATGGTTCTTTAACACAAGATGCTTCTCCTTTATACATTGTTGACGGATTTCCGGTAAATAACATTAATGATATTTCATCTTCTGATATTGAAACGATGACAATCTTAAAAGATGCATCGTCTACAGCAATCTACGGATCAAGAGGAGCTTATGGTGTTGTTATTGTTACCACTAAAAAAGGTAAAGACGGAAAAATCTCTGTAAACTATAATATGTTTTACGGAATGAAAAAAATAGCAAAAACTATTGATGTTACTGCTCCGGATGATTATGTAAAATGGCAGTACGAATATGCTTTGCTTAAAGACAATACAGACTTAAGTTCTTATGAAAAGTATTTTGGTTCATGGCAGGATTACGATATGTACAAAGGCATGAAAGGAAATAACTGGCAGAGACAGGTTTTTGGACGTACAGGCGAAGTTCAAAGCCGTGATTTATCTATTCGTGGTGGTTCGGATAAAATGAATTATAATTTCAACTATGCTCATTATGATGAAAAAGCCATTATGATGGGTTCAGATTTTAACAGAAATAACTTGTCTTTGGCTTTAAACAGCAAAGCTTCTGATAAAGTTGATTTAAGTTTTACAATGCGTTACTCTGATACCGAAATTAACGGAGGTGGTATGAATGAACAAAACGAGGTTTCTTCTGCAGATTCACGTTTAAAAAATGTGGTAGGATACGCTCCAATTCCGGTTCCGGGATTAACGACAGATGATACTGATGAAGCAGTCTCTGAAAATTTGACACATCCTTTTGTGGCTATTGCAGATACAGATCGCCAGCAATTCAGAAAAAACTTTAATATGCTGGGAAGTTTTTCTTGGAAACTTACTTCTGATTTAGTTTTTAAAACAGAATTAGGTTTAGATAACTACAATTATTTAGATTATCGTTATTTCGGACGTTCAACTTACTACGTAAAAAATAATCCGGCTGCAGAAAGACAAGGAATGCCAGCCATGATTTTAGGAGACAGAAAAGATACTCGTTTTAGAAATGCCAACACCCTTAACTATGATTTGAAAAAAATAGTGGGTGAAAATCACAGTTTAAAACTTCTTTTTGGAGAAGAATCAATTGAATATAAAAGAAACGACGTAAATACAGCTATTCACGGTTATCCATTAACTTTTGGCTTAGATCAGGCAAAAAAATTAACTACACAGGGAACTCCGGTTGCAGTTGATAATTTCTATTTCCCGGATGATAAATTACTTTCTTTCTTTGGTCGTGTAAATTACGATTATAAAGATCGCTACTTATTTACCGCAACCTATCGTGCCGATGGTTCTAGTAAATTTTTAGGAGATAACAAATGGGGCTTTTTTCCGGCAGCCGCAGCAGCCTGGAAAATCTCAGGAGAAGAATTTATGAAAAATGCTTCATGGATTAACCTTCTTAAATTAAGAGTAAGTTATGGAGAAGCTGGAAATAATAATATCCCAACAGGACAAATGGTTCAAAGTTTCATTTCTTCAACTTCTACATGGATTAATGGTGTTGATAATTACTGGGCAGCATCAAAAACTATGGCAAATCCTGATTTAAAATGGGAAACGACAGTAACACAAAATATAGGTTTAGATTTTGACTTATTCAAAAACAAAGTAACAGGATCTGTAGAGTTCTATAAAAATGTGACCAAAGATTTATTAATCAATTTCCCGATTTCCGGAGGATATGATTTCCAATACAGAAATATGGGAGAAGTTGAAAACAGCGGTATAGAAGCTACTTTAAATCTTAATCTTATCGAAAGAGAAAAATACGGTGTGAGTTTGTCTTTTAATGCAGGATTCAACACAAACAGAATTAATTCTCTTGGTGTAATGAGCAATTTTGGAGCAAGTTCAGGATGGGCTTCTACCGCTATCGGAAATGATTATTTAGTAAATGTAGGTCAGCCAATCGGTATCATGTACGGATATAAAAGCGACGGGCGTTATGAAGTTTCAGATTTCGATTATAACGCAGGAACTTATACTTTAAAAGCCGGAGTGCCGGACGGAACTACAATTGTAGGTCCAATGAAACCGGGTGCTATGAAATTAAAAGATATTGATGGAGATGGAAAAGTAAATGCCAACGACCTTACAGTTATTGGAAATGCTAACCCGAAAAGTACCGGAGGTTTTGTATTGAATGCAAATGCTTATGGATTTGATCTTGCAGCGGCATTCAACTACAGCATCGGAAATGATGTTTATAATGCCAATAAAGTTGAATTTTCTACTTCAATTCCAAACGGACAATACAGAAATTTAAATTCTGAAATGGCCGACGGAACAAGATGGACAAACTTTGATCCAAACACAGGACAATTAGTAACAGATCCTACAGCATTGGCTTCATTAAATGCAAACACTACCATGTGGTCTCCTTATATGCCTCGTTATGTTTTTAGTGACTGGGCTGTAGAAGACGGATCATTCTTGAGACTTAATACTTTGAGTTTAGGGTACACAACTCCAAATGAATTAACTTCTGCTTTAGGCGTTTCTAAGCTAAGATTTTATCTTACAGCAAGCAACGTTTTTGTCTGGACAAAATACACAGGCCCGGATCCTGAAGCTTCAACAAGAAGAAACACGCCGCTTACTCCGGGAGTTGATTATTCAGCTTATCCAAGAAGCAGACAGTTGATATTTGGTTTAAACCTTAATTTTTAA
- a CDS encoding MFS transporter, whose amino-acid sequence MKKSLIALSFGGLTIGITEFVMMGLLPDIASDMKVSIPVAGYLISAYALGVVIGAPLLVILGRNFPPKKMLLILALMLTVFNALSIIAPTYNFLFASRFLSGLPHGAFFGVGAVVASRLADKGKEAQAIAIMFSGLTLANLIGVPIGTYIGHNFIWRYTFVLIAIVGSLTLLFISLWMPQLEKGETVNMKEQLGFFKRTEAWLIIGITAIGFGGLFAWISYIAPLLTNVSKFAEGDVSYILILAGLGMVVGNFAGGKLADKYSPAPTTLALLFVMSVDLIMVYFFSSNQYISLFLTFLTGAISFSVIAPIQMLMIRTAKGAEMIASASLQGSFNIGNALGAFLGGLPLTAGYSFESPNLVGVGMSIVGMMITITLIRMRKNNLQLQRA is encoded by the coding sequence ATGAAAAAAAGTCTTATTGCACTCTCTTTTGGAGGTTTAACAATCGGTATTACCGAATTTGTAATGATGGGTCTTCTTCCTGATATTGCTTCAGATATGAAAGTTAGTATTCCGGTTGCAGGATATTTAATTTCAGCTTATGCACTTGGAGTTGTTATTGGTGCTCCTTTATTGGTAATTCTTGGAAGAAATTTTCCACCAAAAAAAATGCTTTTAATTTTAGCATTGATGTTGACAGTATTTAATGCGCTTTCAATTATAGCGCCTACTTATAATTTTTTATTTGCTTCGAGGTTTTTATCGGGATTACCTCATGGAGCATTTTTTGGAGTTGGTGCTGTAGTTGCAAGCCGTTTAGCAGATAAAGGCAAAGAAGCACAGGCAATTGCAATCATGTTTTCAGGTTTAACACTGGCCAATTTAATAGGAGTTCCTATTGGTACTTATATTGGTCATAATTTTATCTGGCGATATACATTTGTATTAATTGCTATTGTAGGTTCGCTTACCTTATTATTTATTTCATTATGGATGCCGCAGCTTGAAAAAGGAGAAACGGTAAATATGAAAGAACAACTTGGATTCTTTAAAAGAACAGAAGCCTGGCTGATTATAGGAATCACCGCAATTGGTTTTGGTGGTTTGTTTGCCTGGATAAGTTATATTGCACCTTTGTTAACCAATGTTTCAAAATTTGCCGAAGGAGATGTATCCTACATTTTAATTCTGGCTGGCCTTGGAATGGTAGTTGGAAATTTTGCCGGAGGTAAACTGGCAGATAAATATTCGCCTGCACCCACAACACTGGCATTGTTGTTTGTCATGTCGGTTGATTTGATAATGGTTTATTTCTTTTCTTCAAACCAATATATTTCATTGTTTTTAACTTTCTTAACCGGAGCTATTTCTTTCTCAGTCATTGCGCCAATTCAAATGCTGATGATTCGTACTGCAAAAGGAGCAGAGATGATCGCTTCGGCTTCTTTGCAGGGAAGTTTTAATATCGGAAATGCCTTAGGTGCTTTTCTTGGAGGTCTGCCGTTAACGGCTGGATATAGTTTTGAATCGCCAAATCTTGTTGGTGTTGGAATGTCGATTGTTGGAATGATGATTACAATTACATTAATTAGAATGCGCAAAAATAATTTACAGCTTCAAAGAGCGTAA
- a CDS encoding AraC family transcriptional regulator, producing MPKLNQFETLVIHEFEDEKFHLPPHTHTYYEIIYIKKGSGVHHLNNNLLPYKSGDLFVISPEDEHYFDIKKSTRFVYIKFTDNYFNSKQNLTCDEFLIHTPENFMRDKLLKETVLKLDDPCKTILKNTIENITAYNCKADISTSPIIFYQILSIFGLIKETIKCMNLRMESTHIDNEQIATYIHQNIYNPKLVQIKVIASHFNIAETYFSAYFKRTFSISYREYINNLRTTLIEKRIHNDKLSIKQIAYEFGFTDESHLSNYFKKKKKMKPTDFKKT from the coding sequence ATGCCGAAATTAAATCAGTTTGAAACTCTTGTGATTCACGAGTTCGAAGATGAAAAATTTCATCTGCCACCGCATACGCATACTTATTATGAAATCATTTATATAAAGAAAGGAAGCGGCGTGCATCACCTCAACAATAATCTTCTTCCTTATAAATCTGGAGACTTGTTTGTGATCTCTCCAGAAGACGAACATTATTTTGACATTAAAAAATCAACTCGTTTTGTTTATATCAAGTTTACCGACAATTATTTCAATTCGAAACAAAATTTAACCTGTGATGAATTCCTGATTCATACGCCGGAAAATTTTATGCGGGATAAATTATTAAAAGAAACCGTTCTAAAATTAGACGATCCGTGTAAAACGATTCTCAAAAATACTATTGAAAATATAACGGCTTATAACTGTAAAGCCGATATCTCAACTTCGCCCATAATATTTTATCAGATTCTTTCGATTTTTGGTTTAATTAAGGAAACTATAAAGTGTATGAATTTGCGAATGGAATCGACACATATAGATAATGAGCAAATTGCGACTTACATTCATCAAAATATTTATAATCCAAAACTGGTTCAGATAAAAGTTATTGCCAGTCATTTTAATATTGCCGAAACGTATTTTAGTGCTTATTTTAAAAGGACATTTTCTATCAGTTATCGTGAATACATTAACAATCTGCGCACGACTCTTATCGAAAAACGTATTCATAATGACAAACTTTCTATAAAACAAATTGCCTATGAATTTGGTTTTACAGATGAAAGTCATCTTTCGAATTATTTTAAAAAGAAGAAAAAAATGAAACCGACTGATTTTAAGAAAACATAA
- a CDS encoding DUF3347 domain-containing protein, whose product MKNSTSTIAAIIILLFSANTIQANTIKTTKTGIEIADSSQLQSVYDAYFTVKDALIKSDSKLTSAKAKDLLNAITAVKMDKLKSDEHTAWMKVVKKLTADAKSISTTADLKKQRETFKSLSKNTYTLIKVSKSGETVYKQYCPMADADWLSKEKAVKNPYYGSSMLTCGNVVETIK is encoded by the coding sequence ATGAAAAATTCAACATCAACTATAGCCGCAATAATCATATTATTATTTTCTGCAAATACTATTCAGGCAAATACAATTAAAACAACAAAGACAGGAATTGAAATCGCTGATTCAAGTCAGTTACAATCTGTTTATGATGCTTATTTTACTGTAAAAGATGCTTTAATTAAAAGTGATTCGAAATTAACTTCGGCGAAAGCCAAAGATTTATTGAATGCCATTACTGCGGTAAAAATGGACAAACTAAAAAGCGATGAACATACTGCCTGGATGAAAGTAGTTAAAAAATTAACTGCCGATGCCAAAAGTATTTCAACAACTGCAGATCTTAAAAAGCAGCGCGAAACTTTTAAATCATTATCTAAAAATACTTACACTTTAATTAAAGTTTCAAAATCTGGCGAAACTGTTTACAAACAATATTGTCCAATGGCCGATGCCGACTGGTTAAGCAAAGAAAAAGCAGTTAAAAATCCGTATTACGGTTCTTCTATGTTAACGTGTGGAAACGTGGTTGAAACCATTAAATAA
- a CDS encoding AraC family transcriptional regulator, producing the protein MTLYIKNMVCARCKMVVKSEFEKLGLQTVSVELGEVELQDEINDAQKEILLKNLQSLGFDFLDDKKTKTIEKIKNLIVDLVHQKNGELKTNLSDYLAENLNQDYNSLSNLFSEIENTTIEKYFISQKIEKVKELLIYNELSLSEIADILNYSNVAHLSNQFKKITGFTPTSFKQSKDKMRIQIENL; encoded by the coding sequence ATGACGCTTTACATCAAAAATATGGTGTGCGCCCGCTGCAAAATGGTTGTGAAGTCTGAATTTGAAAAACTCGGACTTCAGACTGTTTCTGTAGAATTGGGCGAAGTTGAACTTCAGGATGAAATCAATGATGCTCAAAAAGAAATTTTACTCAAAAACCTACAGTCTTTAGGTTTTGATTTTCTGGATGACAAAAAGACCAAAACAATAGAAAAGATAAAAAATCTAATTGTCGATTTGGTTCATCAAAAAAATGGAGAACTTAAAACCAATTTGTCTGATTATCTTGCAGAAAATCTAAATCAGGATTATAATTCGTTGAGCAATCTTTTTTCGGAAATTGAAAATACAACCATCGAAAAGTATTTTATAAGTCAAAAAATTGAGAAAGTAAAAGAATTATTGATTTACAATGAGCTTTCTTTAAGTGAAATTGCTGATATTTTAAATTACAGCAATGTGGCACATTTAAGTAATCAATTCAAAAAAATTACGGGCTTTACTCCTACTTCTTTCAAACAATCAAAAGATAAAATGCGTATTCAGATCGAGAATTTGTAG
- a CDS encoding heavy metal translocating P-type ATPase, whose product MTHQYIISGMSCNGCRTKVEKTLNEIEGIHAEVTLDPPLATITMEKHVPTEKFQEVLSAAGKYTIEMDSRKNESEIKSCCSAHKKEDHSGHFHKKEKAAIHNATGVFYCPMHCEGDKTYNKPGDCPVCGMDLVPQIAIGTQYTCPMHPEVISNEPGDCPICGMDLLPMQASESEENKTYTDLLKKMKIATLFTLPVFIISMSEMIPDNPLFKIMSIEKWNWVQFLFSIPVLFYAGWMFFVRAYKSIVTWNLNMFTLIGIGTSVAFLFSIAGMFFPDLFPAEFKSHHGTIHLYFEAATVIITLVLLGQLLEAKAHGQTNGAIKALLKLAPTEATLVENGTDRTISIHDIKKGDLLRVKPGEKIPVDGKITSGESSIDEAMITGEPIPLDKKTGDAVISGTINGTKSFVMTAEKVGSETLLSQIIQMVNDASRSRAPIQKLADRVAKYFVPTVVAIAILTFIIWAKFGPEPSYIYGLINAIAVLIIACPCALGLATPMSVMVGVGKGAQHGILIKNAEALENMNKIDVLITDKTGTITEGKPTVEKIYAIDNNEDFLLQNIASLNQHSEHPLAQAVVNFAKDKNQSFLKVPDFEAVAGKGVLGTVNNSKIALGNKKLMEQIKASVSDDFESKITAEQNLGKTVSYIAVNNIVSGYVTITDAIKTNSAKAIKDLIDQGVEVIMLTGDNKNTAKAVADQLHLSSFKAECLPEDKLKEIERLQAEGKVVAMAGDGINDAPALAKADIGIAMGTGTDVAIESAKITLVKGDLNGIVKAKKLSFSVMKNIKQNLFFAFIYNVLGVPVAAGILYPVFGILLSPMLAALAMSLSSVSVIANALRLRNQNL is encoded by the coding sequence ATGACTCACCAATATATAATTTCAGGAATGTCTTGCAACGGATGCCGAACTAAAGTGGAGAAAACGTTAAATGAAATAGAAGGAATTCATGCAGAAGTAACATTAGACCCGCCATTGGCAACCATAACAATGGAAAAACATGTTCCGACAGAAAAGTTTCAGGAAGTTTTATCTGCTGCCGGAAAATATACCATTGAAATGGATTCTCGTAAAAACGAATCTGAGATAAAATCATGTTGTTCAGCTCATAAAAAAGAAGATCATTCCGGACATTTTCACAAAAAAGAAAAAGCTGCAATACATAATGCAACAGGAGTTTTTTACTGCCCAATGCATTGTGAAGGCGATAAAACCTACAACAAACCAGGAGATTGTCCAGTTTGTGGAATGGATTTGGTACCGCAAATTGCCATTGGAACTCAGTATACATGCCCAATGCATCCAGAGGTTATTTCGAATGAGCCAGGCGACTGCCCAATCTGCGGAATGGATTTATTGCCAATGCAGGCATCTGAATCTGAAGAAAATAAAACGTATACCGACTTATTGAAGAAAATGAAGATTGCGACCTTGTTTACGCTTCCTGTTTTCATTATATCCATGTCGGAAATGATTCCTGATAATCCACTTTTTAAAATAATGTCAATTGAAAAATGGAACTGGGTTCAATTTCTGTTTTCAATTCCGGTTTTGTTTTATGCCGGATGGATGTTTTTTGTACGTGCTTACAAATCAATTGTAACCTGGAATTTAAATATGTTCACTCTAATCGGAATTGGAACCAGCGTCGCTTTTCTATTCAGCATTGCAGGAATGTTTTTTCCTGATCTTTTTCCAGCTGAATTCAAATCACATCACGGAACTATTCATCTTTATTTTGAAGCTGCAACCGTTATTATAACATTGGTTTTATTAGGTCAATTATTAGAAGCCAAAGCGCACGGACAAACAAACGGGGCTATTAAAGCATTATTAAAATTAGCGCCAACCGAAGCGACTTTGGTAGAAAACGGAACTGACAGAACCATATCTATTCACGACATTAAAAAAGGCGATTTATTACGAGTAAAACCGGGAGAAAAAATTCCGGTTGACGGAAAAATAACTTCTGGCGAAAGCAGTATTGATGAAGCCATGATTACAGGAGAACCTATTCCGTTGGATAAAAAAACAGGTGACGCCGTAATTTCGGGAACCATCAACGGAACCAAATCTTTTGTTATGACGGCTGAAAAAGTAGGTTCAGAAACTTTGCTTTCGCAGATTATTCAAATGGTAAATGATGCAAGCCGTTCGAGAGCGCCAATTCAAAAACTGGCAGACCGCGTTGCTAAATATTTTGTCCCAACAGTTGTTGCCATTGCTATTTTGACTTTTATTATCTGGGCAAAATTTGGCCCTGAACCTTCTTATATATACGGATTAATAAATGCGATTGCTGTTTTAATTATTGCCTGTCCTTGTGCTTTAGGATTAGCAACTCCAATGTCGGTTATGGTTGGTGTTGGAAAAGGTGCACAACACGGAATTTTGATAAAAAATGCCGAGGCGCTCGAAAACATGAACAAAATCGATGTTTTAATTACCGATAAAACCGGAACAATTACAGAAGGAAAACCAACTGTCGAGAAAATTTATGCGATCGATAATAATGAAGACTTTCTACTTCAAAATATTGCTTCTCTAAATCAGCACAGCGAACATCCTTTGGCGCAAGCCGTTGTTAATTTTGCTAAAGATAAAAATCAATCTTTCCTTAAAGTTCCGGATTTTGAAGCCGTTGCCGGAAAAGGAGTTTTAGGAACCGTAAATAATTCAAAAATTGCATTAGGAAATAAAAAGCTGATGGAACAGATTAAAGCTTCGGTTTCTGATGATTTTGAAAGCAAAATTACAGCCGAACAAAATCTGGGAAAAACAGTTTCGTACATCGCAGTAAATAACATCGTTTCGGGTTACGTAACTATTACAGACGCCATAAAAACAAACAGTGCCAAAGCAATCAAAGATTTAATCGATCAGGGCGTTGAAGTGATTATGCTTACGGGAGATAATAAAAACACAGCCAAAGCGGTGGCAGATCAACTTCATTTAAGTTCTTTTAAAGCCGAATGTCTTCCCGAAGACAAACTGAAAGAAATCGAACGTTTACAAGCCGAAGGAAAAGTTGTAGCGATGGCGGGCGACGGAATCAACGATGCTCCGGCTTTAGCCAAAGCTGATATTGGAATTGCAATGGGAACCGGAACTGATGTTGCGATCGAAAGTGCTAAAATTACACTCGTAAAAGGAGATTTAAACGGCATTGTAAAAGCTAAAAAATTAAGTTTCTCTGTGATGAAAAACATTAAGCAAAATTTATTTTTTGCCTTTATATACAATGTTTTGGGCGTACCTGTTGCGGCAGGAATTTTATATCCTGTATTCGGGATTTTGCTTTCGCCAATGCTGGCCGCGCTGGCTATGAGTTTAAGTTCCGTTTCTGTAATTGCAAATGCTTTACGCTTGCGAAATCAAAACCTTTAA